A single genomic interval of Dromiciops gliroides isolate mDroGli1 chromosome 1, mDroGli1.pri, whole genome shotgun sequence harbors:
- the RGS20 gene encoding regulator of G-protein signaling 20 isoform X3 — protein sequence MGSERMEMRKRQMSVPQETTDCTPGQHEVGNRASNACCFCWCCCCSCSCLTVRNQEDERARRASYELRGEGLPTCEESPTPTLEEVNAWAQSFDKLMVTPAGRNIFREFLRTEFSEENMLFWMACEELKQEANKSVIEEKARLIYEDYISILSPKEVSLDSRVREVINRNMLEPSQHTFDDAQLQIYTLMHRDSYPRFMNSALYKDLLQSLSEKSIEA from the exons ATGGGATCAGAGCGGATGGAGATGCGTAAACGGCAGATGTCAGTGCCTCAGGAGACAACAGACTGTACTCCAGGCCAACACGAAGTGGGGAATAGGGCATCTAATGCCTGTTGCTTCTGTTGGTGCTGTTGCTGTAGCTGTTCATG TCTTACTGTTAGGAACCAAGAAGATGAAAGAGCAAGGAGGGCTTCCTATGAACTCAGAGGAGAAGGACTTCCAACCTgtgaagaaag CCCTACACCTACTCTGGAAGAAGTGAATGCCTGGGCCCAGTCATTTGACAAGTTAATGGTCACTCCAGCAGGAAGAAATATTTTCCGGGAGTTCCTCAGAACAgaattcagtgaagaaaatatGCTCTTTTGGATGGCCTGTGAGGAACTGAAACAGGAGGCCAACAAAAGTGTTATAGAAGAGAAGGCAAGGCTGATATATGAAGATtatatttccattctttctcctAAAGAG GTCAGCCTGGATTCCCGAGTAAGAGAAGTTATCAACAGGAACATGCTAGAGCCATCACAACATACATTTGATGATGCACAACTTCAAATTTATACCTTAATGCACAGAGACTCATACCCCCGATTTATGAACTCTGCTCTTTATAAGGACTTACTTCAGTCCTTATCTGAGAAATCCATTGAAGCATag